Below is a window of Camelus ferus isolate YT-003-E chromosome 4, BCGSAC_Cfer_1.0, whole genome shotgun sequence DNA.
TGTCTAGGCCAGGGGTGGCTGAGGAGGGCCCCTGCTTTGATAGCTCGTCCGTCCTTTCCTTTCCACCTCGCAGCAGGCATATACAAGAGCTGCTGCCCTCTcaggcccttcccttccctgggccGCGGTTCCCCAAGAGGAGCCCAGGCCGCAGAGGCAGGCCTGGAGAAGGGTACCCTTGGACTGGGTCGTCCGAAAGTTTTGTTGTCTGCTCCCCTGATGCTGGAAAGTAGGCTTATCAAGTGAGACTTTCAGGGGCGGATCTTTCACTGAGGCCAACTGGGAAAGACCTGGAGGGGAGAGTGGTCAGGCCAGCAGGGGCTGGGTTTTTCTTCCACTCTCAGATGCTCTTAGGTGTGCAGGAGTAATGGTTACCCCTGAGTGATGGTGGCTTAGACTCTGGTCACGATCAGAAACTGTGCAGGTGAAAGTAACAGCTCACAAACTTTCCAAGCCCTTGGAGGGACCCTCATTTTGCAAAAACAGGATGGGAAGTCACTGAAATAGTCTTTCCTCATCTCGCTCCAAATGTGAACCATGAGAGTTGGTCCCAAGTCCAGCCAGTGGTTTCTGTGGTGCTGACCATTCCTATTTGACaagatgggaaaggaaggaagggtgcCTTTTGACCCTGTAATGTGGCCATACTTAGAATCCTTCAGTGGCTCCTGTTGCTCTTAGGATAAAGTCTAACTTTTTTCCTATGGCCTTAAAGGCCTGTCTGACCTCCAGTCTCCTCTCGTTACACTTTCTCCCTTGATGTCTCTGCTTTAGCCATACTGACCTTCCTAGGGTTCTTCAAACTTCCCAGTCTTTTTTcttgcctcagagcctttgcacatgctatttcttCTGGCTAGAATGCTCTTCTTGCTTCACTCACTCCCTGTACCTTGCCAACTCTTATTTgtctttcaaattaaatattatttatttctataggGAAACCTTCCCGAACGCTTATGTCAGGGTCTCCCTGTGATATCCTCCAGTTCTCACCCTATTTTCCTTCAGAGCTAGATTCATAGAAGTGATTGAATATTTAATGTCTGTCATTCTGGTAAATCATAAACTATCAAACAGGGGCAGGGACATTTTTTGCTGCTGTCTTCCTAATGCCTGCCATGGACTGTGAGTACCCCCATAGCGTGTGCTCAATAAATAGGGTGGAGTTGATGAATGAGTTAATCCTCCAAAACAAAATGTGAATGCCTATTTAAGAAATCAACAGCCTGGGCCTTTTAGGAGTAGAATTGTGGTAGTGGTAGTTCTAAAAGGACTTAGGTCTTTCTCCATACGGAAGAGGCTCCATTGTCTCCATGTTAATTGCGCTCCCTAGAGGGGAGGTTATCAGTGATTTGGACCCTGGTGAGACCAAGAGCAGCCCCACTCCTTCTGGAAGACTGTCCACCACAGCTGTTTTTCTCCCTCAGGACATGAAGCCGCCTTTGCTGCTTTCCTCTGCTGTCTCTGCAAGATTGGGGTGCTGCGGGTGGACGACCAAATAGCCATTGTCTTCAAGGTGTTCAATCGGTGAGTGAGAGGAGGGCAGGTGGAGTGGCTGCcagtgggaggaggagccaggggtCGCTTTCCTCCTTGTTGCTTGGACCAGGCACAGGGTGTTGGAGGGGGCCCCTGAGTGGCTGTTGGGTCTCCAGTCTAGTCCTAATCAAGCTCTGTGAGTGGGGTGTTCTCACAGGGTCAGATTCAAGTGGAAACAAATGAAGAGAATGCAAGTAACGACTGCTGATGCTCCCGTGGCCTTTACCATGCGGAGGCACTGTGTAAGCACTTCACATGTaacttaattctcacagcaacctcAGGAGGTAGCAATTGtcctttcctttttatagatgaggaaactaaggcataaAGAAGTCAGGTCTCTTCACTGAGGTCACAGCCAGCTGAACCCAGGCTGTCAGGCTCTGCCTTGTTCCCCTCACCACCTAGACCACCTGCCCCGCATGTGGGTGTGTCTCAGTCACCAGAAGGCACCATCACATCCGTACCCTCCCCCCCAGGGCTGCCGATGCCCTGGAGTGCAGCTCTATGGGTGATTCTGACACAGTCTGAAGGGACCTAGGAGATGGTCTGTCTTTCCGATTCTGATGGGCAGCCCGGAGCTGGGGAAGCTGTGGCTCCTGCCCAGGCTCTTACATTGTCAGGAGTTGACGGCACTGCCCCTCTGTCCCGGTTGGTGTTTTGCCCCTTTCCTGGGCCGAAAGGAGGCTGagtgtgagagaaaaaaatcgAGCTACATTATGCTGAGAAGATCAGCTGATATGTAACTTAGGCATGAGGGTTATAATTGAAATGGAGACACACTCTTAGGTGGTTATTTCTGGCCTCCTTTGCTCCTAGTGGCAGAAGGGTTGAGACTGTCTATTTACTTTTTGccacctcccctcctttccccgccGTCCCGTGCAGGTATCTTGAGGTTATGCGGAAACTCCAGAAGACGTACAGGATGGAGCCAGCTGGCAGCCAGGGCGTGTGGGGCCTGGATGACTTCCAGTTTCTGCCCTTCATCTGGGGCAGTTCGCAGCTGATAGGTACTGGAGGGGGCACggacccctgccctggccctcctccctcccctcctgcccagggcACACAGTGACAGCTTGTAGAGCAGGCGTTAGACCGGCTATTGATGGTGGCTGCTCGCTGCCGACTTTGTGCTGCCACCAGCGTGGCcggctgggggaggtggaggccaGCACTGCCGAGATAATGGAAAGTGATGTGGGCTGGAGCCAGGGCGCCCGCCTGGCGCACAATGGGCTGGTATGAAATGCGCCCCAACTCCTGGCAGTAGCTGTGGGGTTTTATGTTGAAAATGAGGGGTTCTTTTGACTCAGTGACCAACGTCATTTGCTATGATTATCGAGCCGTGCGCACAGGGGCCCATCAGGGAGCTGCTGCCAAGTGCTTGGCCGGGGGCCACTCGCTAGGGGCCCACTCTGTTGGTTCCCTCCACTTTCCTACGGGCAAGCCACAGTGGGTGGGGGGTCTTTATCTATTTTGACCTAGGATTAACTGCCTGCAAAATAATATTAATCAATGACCATTTGTTGAGCAcatgccctgtgccaggcactgctctaagtgcTTCAAGTAGATCGTCTCAAGGACCCTGGGAAGGGTCTGTGCCAGCATACCACTGATACCACCTACTGGTGTGCTGTACCGTGGTCCTGATGGTCGGGCAGTGTGCCATGGCCCGGTGGTGGGGGGTTCCGTTCTTATCCCCACTGCAGGGTGAGGAGACCAAGTCACAAGGTAATTGATTGCTCCTGTGAGGTCAAGTGTCGAGGGTGGGTGGGTGTAGACCGCACCGGGCCGAGGTGCCCTGCTGTGCAAATGCCTGGTTCTGAATCCTGGGGCTCTCTGCTGTTTCCAGACCACCCATATCTGGAGCCCAGGCACTTTGTTGATGAGAAGGCCGTGAATGAGAACCACAAGGACTACATGTTCCTGGAGTGTATCCTGTTTATCAccgaggtgagggagggaggtgagggagaagcCCATGGCAGCCTCTGGGCCAGAATGATCTGAGGGTGGTGACTTTGGACAGAAGAGCCAGAGCTGCTGCCTGAAGATGGCAGGGCCAGCCCCAGAAGGTGGGTTATTGACAATGAAGCCCAGCCAGGTGTCTCTGAATGGTTGAGCTAACTTTTGACTGTCCAGGATCTCCTCCCCCAAGTCAGTGGTCTGAGGTTTCAACTTGAGCTGATCGATTAAGACTTGGTTATTTGCTGGACTTGGTGACCGATGCAGCAGTTCTGAAGGGTTGGTAGGTGTTGTTGAGGATGGGTGGGTGTCAGCATCTTGTGGATGGGGCCCACGAGATCTGTAAAGCTACATGCATGTGGATGTGTGGGACGAAGCCTTTGTAGGGATTGGAGAGAATGGTGTGGACAGCGGACAGATTTCTGCTGAAGGGGCTCCTCTCTGTCAGTGCCTGAGGACGTGGGCCGAGTGAATACTGGAAGTGGAAGTGAGCAGGCCTggacccccagcccacccagtGGGGTCATTTAATTGGGTGCTGTTGTTCTGCAGCCTTGGGCCACTTCCTCAGGGTCACCCAGGGGCTTGTTAAAATGCCTGTTCTTGGGTCCCACCTCAGCTTTCTGAATCAGATTCTTGGGGGATGAGTGCTGGGAACCTGAATTTAAACACCCATGCCAAGTGACTGTGCATGAAAGTTGGGGACCCACTGCCCTCAGGTCCTCAGGAGGTGTAGGGACCTTTCACCTTTCTTGCCTGGTACCTGCCCCCCCAGACTTCCAAAGGGcaccctggctctgctgcctggAGAGAGTCTTGCCCCATTCTCTTTCCTGATGCCTGCATGCTTGCCTCCTGGCCCCAGTGACGTCCCTGGCACACCCGTGGACCCCTGCCTATGGGGGCTACTCTTCTTCGCTGCCCATTCTGAGCCCCCTGAAGAGTGGGAGATGCCTGGTTAAACAGCAGTAGCTCCAGGCTCTCCTGGTCAGCATTCGGCTCAGGCCTCGCCAAACTCCAGAGGCCAGAGGGGAATGACACGTTTTTCCAAGTCAGCAAATGAAGCCCGTACTGACGGCTGGACGGCCACTGCTTCATTCTCAGAGATCTGCTGCCTTCAGCAGTGTAGCCAGCCCAAGGTCGGAAGGACTCTGGGGCAGCCTGGCTCACTGCCTTCAGATCCGATCACATGCTGCTCTCCCTGGAGTGGGATGGGAGGGTCTGTGGAGCCAGGAGACCCCAGGAGAAGCTGGAGGAGCAGGGTAGGGGGAAAGGGTGCACAGTCCACAGCGAGCTATGGCTTCGCTGGCTGGTGGGGTTAAGAGGCTGAGCTGTTTTGGCTCCCCCTGGTGGCTGGCCAAGCCTGTGGCTCCTTGTCAATAACTAACAAGGAGGAGGGCCAATCTGGGCCTGAGGGAATAGGGGACTTGACTCTGGgttaaaactttgtatttttgtttggttggttggttatgctggtataaaaacagaaaagctttCTTCCAAAGTTTGGGACCCAGTTCCTCTGCTAGAGGAAATCCGGAAGTGGCCACTAGGTGGTGCTAAAGACACATGGAACTTGGAGAAGGTTTTAGTAACAGTTGAGGGAGAGGCATGAAGTGGGAGTTGGCCGGCAGGCCCTAGAGTTCTCGGTTGTTCCACACCTGTCTTCCAGGCCTGGTTTGCACTTTGGGTCTGGGTGCTTGGGCATGGTAGTAAACATTGGACACTAGCAGAGTCATGCCCCAGAGCTGAGGAGACCAGTAGGAAGGGCCCCCTCGCCCTCCTGGCCAGCCTAGGGCAAGCTGGTGCAGATGCTGATGACTGCAGGCCTTGTGCTAGTTCTCCAGAGACTAGGCTCACCAACCCCCCTGGCACCTCAGACCAGGGTTTTCGCAGCCCCTAGATGGTGGTGAGGGAGGTCCAGGGCCTGACACTGGGAGGCAGGGACCTAGAGGCCGGTGTGGAGCTCTGTGCTGTGGTCAGGAAGGGGGCAGTGTTGCCTCTGGAGACCCAGGGATGGCTAGGGCTGGTGCAGCTAGGAGATTAAACAAACAAGAAGTTGGGAATGAAACCAGGCTTTTCCTGTGGCATCACAGGGACCAGCCTGGGACCTGCCCTGGTTGCCCTGAGCATCCCGGATGAGGGACCTCACCTTGCAGGGCTTCTGCCGTCTCAGGAAATGCAGCCCTGGCGCCTTTAAGAGCCCAGGGCCGGCAGGAAAAGAATTTCAGTTTCAATCTGGCTTCTAAATTTGGAGTTTTGGGAAGGGAGGGATCAGATTTCAGCTGGAAGGGAAGGAGCTGACAGGAAGGCGCTGTGCtgagcctccccccaccccatcccccctcAGTTACTGACAGAGGAACCATTTACAAAAGGCCGATTCTCTTGGGAGTGGAGAGGCAGGAACGCAGCGTCTGTGAGTAATTTCCTGCTCAATATGGCTGCTCTGACTCACACGATTCCCCTGGGGTCACTGCGGGACTGCAGCTCGCTCGCTCATTCTcgctctttctcttctccctttgtgGCTAGAatgagctaattttttttctcttctcgcCCCTgattcctttttccccctcatctGTTTTCCTCTCCCAGAGTTGCAGAGTCTCCTTCTGAAGGACTTAGGGAGACGGAGACCTTGGTACACTGGAGGCTGGTTGGTGGGGGGAGCTCTTCTAGAGAACTAGCATGGTCCTCCTTTCCATGGACGGGGCCGGGGCACTGGGGCGCCAGAGCTCAGGCCTGCCCCTGGCTCTGCCAGCAGGCCAGAGAGGCCTTTAGTGCCCCCCATCCCATGGCCCTAGTGGGGGTGGCCGGCCCAGGAAGCAGAACCTTATGGTTTCCCCATGTCCCTCTGCCGGCCCTTGCTGAGCAGGCCTCTGGAGCCACTGGCTGGGATGGCTGGGACGGCTGGGACGGCTGGGACGGAGCCAGCAGGGTGCCTCCTAGGTGGTTTGCTTGCAGGGCCTGTCCAGAGGGAAACTGGTTCCACAGCTGCAGTGATCCCTCAGATTCTCAGGGCCTGGAAGTGTCCAAGAGagggctggagcctggggaaggggcggaGCGAGGGGCGGGAGGGTGGAGCCTGATTGGGACTTTGGGAACAAAGCTTTATGAAGGCCAGGCCCCTGCAAGCTGGGGGCTCCTGgctgccttcctggaggagggagccttagagagagagaggaggggaaagattCTGGGTGAAGGGGTGGGTCCAGGAGAAGCCCTGTGGGGACCTGTCTTGCACCTTGGGCCTCACTGCTGGAGGAAGGAGGCCTATTGTCCTTAATACTGAACTTGGGGGTTGAGACAGGCTTTTTGGGGACTTGGGCCAGGGGAGGAAGATGACAACTATAAAATGGCAGCTCTTCCCACTTTGATCTTACAGTTCTGTAAGAGTTGTTCTTACTAGAGAAGCGTGAGGCCTGTGGGAGTGGGTCACCAGGCAAGGCCGCAGCTGGTGGGTGGGGAGTTTGTGCTCCTGGGCCTTTATGCTTATGACGCCCAATGCGGAGAGAGGCCCGCTTGGGGCCCATCCTTTCTCCCTGGAACAACTCtccaccagccccacctccacgcACAGCCTCTTCTGGAACCTTCCACCCATTCAGGGTCCAAGTCTGCTTTCTCGCCAGCTCAGCTTCTTTGCTTTTCCAACTCTTCTGAAGCCTGGAGCCCCATTTCCCCAGCATTAGTGCTGCTTATCGGCCGGGGAGGAGGCAATGTTGAGGGGGATTGTGAACTGCTTGTTAATAAATACAGATGTGTTGGCCTTGTGCTGTCCGAGGGGTGCACTCAGGCACAAAGCCCCCCCTGGCTCAGTGCGGTGGTTTCTGATACTATGGAAGCTCCACTGGGCTTGCTGCAgaatttctctcttctaaaaACAGGGACCAGGAATGGAGCTGTCCTTGCTCCTGCCTGTCCCTTGCTCCTGTTGCCATCCCCTCTGCACTTCCCCACCAGGTCAGGCTGGCTTTCTCAACAGACCTTCCTCCCAAATCTGCTGCAGGTGCTCTCTGgccccctcttttccttcctccctcagcctgCCAGGAGAGGACGGTCAGATACCTGGGTTTGGTCTTACCCACCTGGGCCCTCCCCGAGACTGACCCCTCCCCGAGACTGACCCCTCGACTCTTCTAGCTCTGCCTAGAAGGGACCCTGTCCCTGGaacttgtgtgtgtgcacgcatgtgagCCCCACAGGCAAATGCCTAGTCCCCAGGAgtgcgtgtgtgtacgtgtgtgtgtacacgctTGCATCTGCGGCCTAGTCcccatgagtgtgtgtgtgcctgtgtgtgtggatGCCCACATGACCTTGCTGCAGGGAAGCAGAACTTGGGCTCCCAGGCTGCTCACCTCTCCAGCTTGTGGATTCTCTTTTCCAGATGAAGACAGGCCCCTTTGCAGAGCACTCCAACCAGCTGTGGAACATCAGTGCTGTCCCCTCCTGGTCCAAAGTGAACCAGGGTCTCATCCGCATGTATAAGGCTGAGGTGAGTGGGGGCTGGTGGGCACTTTTGGTCCTGGgctcctgctcccccagccctaCTCTGCTGCTTTGCTCTGAGTCCTGGGCCAGCCCCTCTGACACTTGAAGCCTCAGAATCTCTGCCTGTGGGATGGGCAGTGAAAAAAGCACTGGACTGAGGTCCAGCTCTGCTCCGTGGCTGAGGCAAGGCCCTGCTGCTCAGGGGTCTCTTGTTTCCACTTGTCAAGTGACTGGAGGCCCGCTCTGTCTCCTGTGGGGACATGAAAACAGAGACATGCTTGGGAAAGGGTTTTATCTTTTGGAGGCATCATCCAAAGtggtgtttctcaaactttggtGCGTTTGATCCCTGGGCAAGTGGGAGGTGTTGGGGGGGCCGGGAGCTGGCACTTTTAAGGACCACTTCAAGTGGTCCTTCCTGCTCTCAAATCAGAAATGCAGGGAGAGGTGGCGATTCCGGAGCTCCCTCTGCTGGGAGGCGGCCACTGTCTCCTGAGGGtggctcctgccctctctcctggtCCTCCTTGCAGGCACCCTTCTCCCAGCCAAGGAGGTGGCTTTTTCTCTGGCGACTGGGGAGGAGACATTTCTTCCCACCCTGTCCTTTCTGCTCGTCCGTCCACATCTTGGGCAGATTAGTCCTGAAACTGCTTGACCTTGGCCAGGGAAGGGCCTGAGTGTGGAGTGTTTCACCTGGAGCAGAAGGTCCCAAAGTCCCCTCTTTTCGCCCTCAGGCTGGTGGTCTCAGGTGTCACCCTGAAGATGCCCATCTCTTGAACCTTGGCCACCCCTCTTCTGTGGAGGGGGAGGTTCTCTGGGCTGGCCTCTACACCCAGAGTTCTCTCTGACAGAGGCGAGGGGGCAGGGACGAAAGGGAGCAGGGGCCTGGGTGTGTTTGGTGGTACAGACACTTCGAGTGGGCCTGGATCCCTCTGCATGGCCCTGAAGGGGTTAAAGGCGCTAGAACTGACCCGGCCtggccctctctctcccttcctccccctccccctccggtCCCCTTCCTCTGGACTTCACATCCTGTGTTTAGGTTCCAACCCACATACCTCTCTAATCTAAGAGGCGGTTTAGCTGGGGCTGTGCTGGCTCCTTCCGGGCTGGGCCGCGCGGCCCTCCGCGCTGGCCTCTCCTGCTGGAGAGCACCCGGGTCACTGCTGCCCTGGCTGATCTGTTTTTCTTgacaccccctgcccccccagtCCCACAGTGGGTGCTGAGGGGGAACTCCCCACTGCTGGAGCATGTGCAGCATGGAGGGGCACGcagccccctccagcctcccaccccctccccctctgtgTCACAAGCAGGACTCTTGGGTGCCTTTCCTGCTCAGAATCTTAAATCCTGTCCTTCCTGCAGGCTCTTACTTGAGCGACTAAACTTATCTTGACCCGGGCTCATAAAGCCAGAACAGGAgaccctgcctcccttccctacCTGCCCCTTCCAGAGGCAAGAGAACTCTGGCTGATGGAGATGAGGGAGGAGCAGATTAAGGTTAGAGATGGTGATGGTGCAGCAGAAACAAGACAGTCCATGGGGTGACAGTTGTCAGTATTTCTACAGCTGCAGAACACGAGAAGGTCAGCTCGGGACCAGCCCAAGGGCGCTCGAGCAGATAACACAGTGCCTTCCTGGAAACGGGAAATTCCAGCTCTGGGTGTGCAGCGCGAGCTTGCTGTCTGCCCAGCGTGGTGTGGCGGCCAGACTGCTTTGTAGGACAGCGCTGGATCTCGCTGACCTTAGGAACACCGAGTTTCTGTGATGTTCGGCACTCATTTGTAAGCTGCTAGCAGGTAGCCCTTAGTCTTTGGTCCCTGAGGGTCATGGGATCACACTCCCTGcacagagaaaggcaaggaaatgacTCACTTTTCCAGACCAGTTCTTGGTCCCTGGAGGGGACCTTTGAGGTCCACCAGTCCTGAAGTCCAGAGCCACCCGCCAGAGTTGGCTGCTGGAGGGGAGTTTGTCCCCTGAGCTGCCCCAGAGGCCTGATCAGGCCTGACATCAGGATTTGGGACGAACTGCCTGTCTCGGCCTTTCTGAACTGAAGAGCCAAACGCTTCCTGGGGCCCTCATGGGTGTTGGGGCCTGTCTTTCCTAAGGGCTGTCACTGTGGAGGCACTCCCTTCACAAGGGCTTGTCAGGGCCTGGAGAGCCCCTTCCCCCTGAGTCAGTGGGACCTGGAAGGGCCTCCAGCTGGAAGGCCTGGATGTGGACAGGTTGAAGCTGTTGCTTTGCCCAGTGCACAAGTCGGTCCCCAGGGGAGAAAGGTCTGTCGGGAGGCTCACTCTGCTGTTACCCTGGAGCCCCGCAGTCCCTTTTCCCCAAGCAGCCTCTTGCCTTTAGCCCATCTCCTCACCTCTCCTGTGGCCCTGGAGAAGCAAGCTTGTCCTGGGTCCCCTCCCCCTAAGCTTCTTGCATTTGCAGCTTCTCAGGCCTGAGAGCTAGAAGCAGGTTGACCTTTGACCCTTTCTGGAattcctgggccctggggggGCCCTCCCTTCAACGAACTCCCACCACTTCCTCCATGACATAAGCACAGTGGCAGCTGCCTTTGCCTCTGGTCTGGAATGGCTGCTGTTCCTCCCCCCCAGGGAGCACCCCGGCTGCCTGCTCCCCACTttctctgccccaggcccaggagTCTGGCTGTGGCCTGGAGCTCTGCTCCCACACAGAGCTTAGTTCCCTATCCTTCCATCATACAAAAAGATTTCCCTTCCTGCTCACCTCCTGGCCCCTCTTCAGTCCTTGTGGACCACCCcatcctgacacacacacacacacacacacacacacacacacgcatgcacacacggCTGGCAGAGACCTCATTTCTGCAGCTGGTTGTTGAGATGAGGGAACCTGGGCCAGCCCCGGCGTGCCTTTGTTCCTCTAAGTTAGTTAGAGGAGAGCACAGTCATAGAATGGGACCCTCACCCTCTCTGAGGCCATAAGTGTTGTTCCACCCCAGCCAGGAGGTGTACGTTCTGGTTGTCTCTGCGGCCAAAGGTATGAAAGGAGGCAGATCCTCACATGCTCGAGGCTGCTGCCTGTGAGAGCTTGCTAGCGTACAGGGCCTAGCAGGCTGGCAGGTAGGCCCAGCAGGGCTGATGCAGGGAGGCTGGCAGCTGggccccccttcccttcctggacCTGTGTGGTGCGGAAGTAGCGCCCTGATGGTAGGGCAGAGGGGTGTGGGCCTAGGGTCCTGCTGCCTGTGGGCCAGGCTAGCTTCTTGGTTGGCcctgcctctctccatctcctctgcccGAGCCCTGGGGCTGAGGCCCTGGCCGGCTGGGCTCAGGGCGGAGCACCCTCCCCCTGCACGGTACCCCCGCCCCATGCAGTGCTTTTATTCTCTGCCCCACGCGCTCGCTTGTGGGGCTGCTGAGAATtgccttgggggtgggggctgtcagCTGGTTCTTATTGTCGCATCTGAAGTGCCAAGATGCCTTTTTCAGTCTAGAGAactgaaaattggaaaaaatggTCCTTGGACCCTTCTTAGGCTTGTGTCCCAGTGTCCCCTCACGTCTTCTCCAGCCCCGGGACCTGGCCTGGGGGTCCCCAGTGGTCTGGAGGGCTCTTTGCACCTCTAGTCCCAGCCTGTCCCTCTGGGCTGAGTGGTGTCACTAGGGTGCCTTTCTTCTTGGCATCTGCCTTGTGGGGTTGGGCaaccttctctccctctcccactctcattCTCATTATTTGATGGGCCTGATTGTCGTGGAGTGGAGGTCTTTGcatgggagggggtggtggaaGCTTTGCCCTTCCCAAAAGGCCTGGGGGCCGCTCTGAGACTGGGCCGCTTCCCGGGCCCTGGCTGGACAGCTCCTGGAACTGGTCTCTGGAGTCGTCATGGGGTCTCTTGGGGGCCCAGGCCGAGCAGGCCTTGGCAGGGGTGCGGCGCTGCCCTCAACTCTGCTCCTCGCCCTCCTTCCCCGCAGTGCCTGGAGAAGTTCCCGGTGATCCAGCACTTCAAGTTTGGGAGCCTGCTGCCCATCCATCCTGTCACGTCGTGCTAGGAGGGCCTGAGCAGCCCGAGCCGTCCAGGCTGCTCctgtgcctgcctcccccaccgCAGCtgcggccccctccccaccctttccctctgttcttTCTGTTTGATGAGAGGCTGTTTACTGGGGTGAGTGGCGAGTGTGAGGTGGAGGGAGGCTCATAGTATAAGGCTGAAGGGCCCAAGTTGGAAGAAGCGACCAAAGTGTGGCCAGTTCCCTGACTTCCCCTGTGGTGGACCAGCGAGAGGAGAGGGCCCGgctcccaccctggcctccctctcctcctccctgttcAGTCCTATTCGAGACCCAGGCTGTCCTGGGCCCCAGCGGGGAGGGGAGGTACCGTGCCGCTGCCCTTGCTTTTCCTCCCAGGTTGCCTTCCTAGGGGTTGGAGCGGATGCTCCCCACGGAGTGGGTCAACGTCCTAAGCCATGTttgggtgggtgagtgggtgtCCCGAGGGCTGGAGGTTGAGGCTGGTGCCAgactggggtggggttgggaagGGAAAAGCGTTGGCTGTTCTGGCCAGTgaccctcccagctcctcctcgtGGCTGCCCCCTGGGCCTGTGGGCACCTGTGTCCAGTGCCTCCTCCTTGCTTTTCTGCTCTTTGGCCTTTGGCTCAAGGGTAGCCTCTAGAAGCTGCCCTTTGGGCAGGCACCAGGCTCCTGGGAGGGCCTGGCAGGGCTTGCTCGCCAGTGGAGTGGGTGAGGCCTGCCTTTCCAAAGCTTTCTCTGGCCGGGAGTGGGTGGCTGAAACTCTGGAGGGGTAAGGTTGTGGGCTACAGGCCAGTTGTGGTTGTGGAGAACCTGGATTCCTTTCGGCATTCTTAtgtccagctgctgctgctcctgcccccgCCTCGTTGCTGCTTGCTTCCCCAAGGCCCTTAGCCCTgtttccctgcccctctctctggGCGGTGGGTGAGCAGGCCGCCCACTTTCTGGTCCTCCCCTCCCAGAAGTGGCCTGCTGGGGTTCCAGGATGAGGTGGTGATGCTCCCTCAAGGCCAGACTTTGGCTCTGAggatgggcaggggctgggccaggcaggcCTAATTGGGGGGTTGAGGGTGCTGGCAGCAGCATGCAAGTTCCAGAGTTTTCTTCTGGAGAGGGGCtgctcccaggcctggctctcaCAGTCTCTCCCCTGCTCAAGCCCAGGCTGGCCCAtctccactgccccctccccatatCTGGGTCCACACACCCTTTGGGAAGGGGAGCACCCGAGAAGAACAATTCACGGGCTTGGCCTTCAGGTCTGGGCTGATGGCCTGGGTAGAGGCTGGGACAGGAGCAGCAAGAGTCACAGAAATGGTTTTCTTTGGAGAGGCCcattgcctgcctgcctcccttgcGGGCCCAGACCACCGCCTTCCTGGCCCCTCCTTCCTGTGTCCCCTcgggcccctccagcccctggctccTTTATTGCCCTTCAGATTAAAGCCTCTGTTTTGCACCTGTCACTTGTGTGAGGCGTGTCCTTTCGTGCCATGTGCTTG
It encodes the following:
- the PTPA gene encoding serine/threonine-protein phosphatase 2A activator isoform X1 encodes the protein MAEGERHSLPDSSEDSPPATQNFIIPKKEIHTVPDMGKWKRSQAYADYIGFILTLNEGVKGKKLTFEYTVSEAIEKLVALLNTLDRWIDETPPVDQPSRFGNKAYRTWYAKLDEEAENLVATVVPTHLAAAVPEVAVYLKEAVGNSTRIDYGTGHEAAFAAFLCCLCKIGVLRVDDQIAIVFKVFNRYLEVMRKLQKTYRMEPAGSQGVWGLDDFQFLPFIWGSSQLIDHPYLEPRHFVDEKAVNENHKDYMFLECILFITELLTEEPFTKGRFSWEWRGRNAASMKTGPFAEHSNQLWNISAVPSWSKVNQGLIRMYKAECLEKFPVIQHFKFGSLLPIHPVTSC
- the PTPA gene encoding serine/threonine-protein phosphatase 2A activator isoform X3 — encoded protein: MGKWKRSQAYADYIGFILTLNEGVKGKKLTFEYTVSEAIEKLVALLNTLDRWIDETPPVDQPSRFGNKAYRTWYAKLDEEAENLVATVVPTHLAAAVPEVAVYLKEAVGNSTRIDYGTGHEAAFAAFLCCLCKIGVLRVDDQIAIVFKVFNRYLEVMRKLQKTYRMEPAGSQGVWGLDDFQFLPFIWGSSQLIDHPYLEPRHFVDEKAVNENHKDYMFLECILFITELLTEEPFTKGRFSWEWRGRNAASMKTGPFAEHSNQLWNISAVPSWSKVNQGLIRMYKAECLEKFPVIQHFKFGSLLPIHPVTSC
- the PTPA gene encoding serine/threonine-protein phosphatase 2A activator isoform X2; this translates as MAEGERHSLPDSSEDSPPATQNFIIPKKEIHTVPDMGKWKRSQAYADYIGFILTLNEGVKGKKLTFEYTVSEAIEKLVALLNTLDRWIDETPPVDQPSRFGNKAYRTWYAKLDEEAENLVATVVPTHLAAAVPEVAVYLKEAVGNSTRIDYGTGHEAAFAAFLCCLCKIGVLRVDDQIAIVFKVFNRYLEVMRKLQKTYRMEPAGSQGVWGLDDFQFLPFIWGSSQLIDHPYLEPRHFVDEKAVNENHKDYMFLECILFITEMKTGPFAEHSNQLWNISAVPSWSKVNQGLIRMYKAECLEKFPVIQHFKFGSLLPIHPVTSC